In one Polynucleobacter sp. JS-JIR-5-A7 genomic region, the following are encoded:
- the flgB gene encoding flagellar basal body rod protein FlgB, with amino-acid sequence MDKLDALFDFNATALRVRAQRQEILAANIANADTPNYKARDIDFAASLKKALEANVASAANNASVSSNGNMSLATTHGKHIPGGTGGVNEADLLYRPLIQGSVDGNSVDGEVERTAFVDNAIHYEANITMLNAQIKDMTAALSPTS; translated from the coding sequence ATGGATAAATTAGACGCGCTCTTTGATTTTAATGCAACCGCCCTGCGGGTGAGGGCTCAACGCCAGGAAATTTTAGCGGCCAATATCGCCAACGCGGATACCCCGAACTATAAAGCACGGGATATCGACTTTGCCGCCTCACTCAAAAAAGCCCTAGAAGCCAATGTGGCTAGTGCCGCCAATAATGCGTCGGTGAGCTCTAACGGCAATATGTCGCTCGCGACTACTCATGGCAAACATATTCCCGGGGGTACTGGCGGCGTTAATGAAGCTGACTTACTCTATCGCCCCTTGATTCAGGGCAGCGTAGACGGCAACTCGGTTGATGGTGAGGTGGAAAGAACAGCCTTCGTGGATAACGCGATTCATTACGAAGCCAATATCACGATGCTCAATGCCCAGATTAAAGACATGACTGCAGCACTCAGTCCTACTTCCTAA
- the flgC gene encoding flagellar basal body rod protein FlgC, whose product MASLQNVFNISSSAMSAQSQRLNTVASNLANVDSATSSNGQPYKAKQVVFEATPVGSSGHQGVKVNKVIEDQLPPRMVHDPANPLADKDGFVAMPNVNATQEMVNMISTSRSYQNNVETMNAAKTMLQRTLTIGQN is encoded by the coding sequence ATGGCCTCCTTACAAAACGTTTTTAATATTTCTAGTTCAGCGATGAGCGCACAGTCGCAGCGCTTAAATACGGTCGCCAGTAACTTAGCAAACGTAGATAGCGCTACTAGCTCAAACGGTCAACCTTACAAAGCCAAGCAAGTTGTTTTTGAAGCAACACCAGTGGGTAGCTCTGGTCACCAGGGTGTCAAAGTCAACAAGGTAATTGAAGATCAGTTGCCACCACGCATGGTGCACGATCCAGCAAATCCATTAGCAGATAAAGATGGCTTTGTGGCGATGCCAAACGTGAATGCAACACAAGAGATGGTGAACATGATTTCGACATCACGCTCTTATCAAAACAACGTTGAGACGATGAACGCTGCAAAAACAATGTTACAAAGAACATTAACGATTGGTCAAAACTAA
- a CDS encoding flagellar hook assembly protein FlgD: MSAIQNNTVSNSASNSASNGINTKSIGGSATAALNASASSAAQIQDQFMTLLVAQMKYQDPTDPMKSAEMTSQMAQISTVEGVNKLNSSMNSLLSQMQSSQAFQASGLVGKSVLVPGNTLNLTKGQATFGVQLDSPASSLKVNILNGAGQSVDVMTLGPQPAGTVPLAWDGKDINGNQLPDGPYRFQLAANVAGKNVNPTGLATANVTGILNPTANTSAQIMLDNNTTTNISNVAQIR, encoded by the coding sequence ATGAGTGCGATTCAAAACAATACAGTCAGTAACAGTGCAAGCAATAGCGCAAGTAATGGCATCAACACTAAATCCATCGGCGGTAGTGCTACTGCAGCCTTGAACGCATCTGCTAGTTCTGCAGCGCAGATCCAGGATCAGTTTATGACCTTGTTAGTTGCGCAAATGAAATATCAAGATCCTACTGATCCAATGAAGAGTGCGGAGATGACCAGTCAAATGGCTCAGATCTCTACAGTAGAAGGCGTCAATAAGCTTAATAGCTCCATGAACTCTCTCTTGTCGCAAATGCAATCGAGTCAGGCATTTCAAGCTTCAGGCCTGGTTGGTAAAAGTGTGCTGGTTCCTGGTAATACATTAAACCTCACAAAAGGACAGGCGACTTTTGGCGTACAACTAGATTCTCCCGCATCTTCCTTGAAGGTTAATATTTTGAACGGCGCAGGTCAGTCAGTCGATGTGATGACATTGGGCCCACAACCTGCCGGCACTGTACCCTTAGCTTGGGATGGTAAAGATATCAATGGCAATCAGTTACCAGATGGCCCATATAGATTTCAACTAGCAGCTAACGTAGCTGGTAAGAATGTGAATCCAACTGGCTTAGCAACGGCTAATGTCACTGGCATTCTCAATCCTACCGCGAATACCAGCGCACAGATCATGTTGGATAACAACACGACCACCAATATTTCAAATGTGGCGCAGATTCGCTAA
- a CDS encoding flagellar hook-basal body complex protein, which translates to MSFVEGLSGLNAASEHLSVLGNNIANSATVGFKASHVDFTNVLARQLNAANSGSPVQTGGGVLASNVMQSFTQGPINTTTVPLNAAINGQGMFALQDPVLGQTVYTRNGQFTQNVEGFLVNGSGFQVLDIAGAPIELPVAPNDIRPGSANANQVDAVGFNSPLSPYGTVTFGGLSYTNTDGKVLTAAQVASLFSGLQAGDTPATIAARFSNSSTNNYPLFTPANNTVSFNNLAANESVTVAGLTFTASASGATSANVAAAFTGLADGTVKNSVSVTNGVLNGTLAGVQTTSAQASNGALAFTNSNNTLNTQLSISASNGNTPIVANTAPVMTGMFGGVLSNYNTLAAIPANIPTTYLGQNITPAQQANTSWVQATFTGFGEQPAINVTASGFLTGSIPMVATKTPGTAIAHLNTMAINETGTIIGTYSDGLTSELAQIGVASIPSYTGLKAVGNDTWVETSKSGVPLLGSVQLVGSKIQGSALEGSNVNQTQDMVALLAAQQAYQASAQVVKIENQIYQTLIGMNG; encoded by the coding sequence ATGTCATTTGTCGAAGGATTGAGCGGTTTAAATGCAGCCTCAGAACATTTGAGCGTGTTGGGCAATAACATTGCCAACAGTGCAACGGTCGGCTTTAAAGCCTCACATGTTGACTTTACCAATGTGCTGGCCCGACAACTCAATGCCGCTAATTCTGGATCACCAGTACAAACTGGGGGTGGGGTACTGGCATCAAATGTGATGCAATCGTTTACCCAAGGTCCGATTAATACAACAACCGTACCACTCAATGCGGCCATTAATGGTCAAGGCATGTTTGCACTACAAGACCCGGTTTTAGGTCAAACAGTCTATACCCGCAATGGTCAATTCACTCAGAACGTCGAAGGTTTCTTGGTCAATGGTTCTGGCTTTCAGGTACTCGATATTGCAGGTGCACCTATTGAGTTACCAGTAGCACCAAATGATATTCGTCCTGGTTCTGCTAATGCTAATCAAGTAGATGCGGTTGGCTTTAATTCACCGCTATCACCTTATGGCACTGTTACTTTTGGTGGCTTAAGCTATACCAATACCGATGGCAAAGTATTAACTGCGGCGCAAGTAGCCTCTTTATTTAGTGGTCTGCAAGCAGGTGATACACCGGCAACGATTGCAGCTCGCTTTAGTAATTCAAGTACAAATAATTACCCGTTATTTACTCCTGCAAACAATACAGTGAGTTTTAATAATCTGGCTGCTAACGAAAGCGTTACCGTTGCAGGCCTGACCTTTACCGCTAGTGCATCAGGTGCAACGTCAGCGAATGTGGCAGCAGCATTTACTGGTTTAGCTGATGGCACTGTGAAAAATAGTGTGAGCGTGACTAATGGTGTTCTCAATGGCACATTGGCTGGTGTACAAACAACGAGTGCGCAAGCAAGCAATGGCGCATTAGCGTTTACCAATAGCAATAACACGTTAAATACACAGCTGTCTATCAGCGCTTCGAATGGAAATACTCCAATCGTTGCCAATACAGCACCAGTCATGACGGGTATGTTTGGTGGAGTGTTGAGTAACTACAACACCTTAGCTGCAATACCAGCCAATATTCCAACAACATACTTAGGTCAAAACATCACACCAGCTCAGCAAGCAAATACCAGCTGGGTACAGGCTACTTTTACTGGATTTGGTGAACAGCCTGCGATTAATGTGACTGCATCTGGTTTCTTGACGGGTTCTATTCCAATGGTGGCGACTAAAACTCCCGGTACCGCTATTGCACATCTAAATACGATGGCGATTAACGAAACGGGCACCATCATTGGTACTTATAGCGATGGCCTTACTAGTGAACTTGCGCAAATTGGTGTGGCAAGCATCCCAAGCTATACCGGCTTAAAAGCAGTGGGTAACGATACCTGGGTAGAAACCTCTAAATCAGGTGTGCCTTTATTAGGTAGCGTGCAACTGGTCGGCAGCAAGATTCAGGGTTCTGCATTAGAAGGCTCGAACGTGAATCAAACGCAAGATATGGTGGCTTTGTTGGCAGCTCAGCAGGCTTATCAAGCTAGTGCTCAAGTGGTCAAAATTGAAAATCAAATCTATCAAACCCTCATCGGAATGAATGGCTAA
- the flgF gene encoding flagellar basal-body rod protein FlgF, translated as MDRVIYTAMTGAQHILDQQATNSNNLANVSTTGFKAQIDSFLSVPIQGGSLDTRSFVVNASGGTDFSPGAIKQTGRTLDVAIEGKGWFSVQRPDGTEGLTRNGSFKISENGILQTAGGRNVLGGGGPITIPPNVNISIGADGTISSVDPAVSGGPSTPIDVIKLSNPDEKSLVRGDDGLFKSAGGAGFVADPTVKVVNGALEDSNVSVIHSMVNMISLARSFDIQMQLMKNAENSDQHAAQLFNLS; from the coding sequence ATGGATCGTGTAATTTATACCGCAATGACTGGAGCCCAGCATATCTTGGACCAGCAAGCGACGAACTCCAATAATTTGGCTAACGTATCGACTACTGGCTTTAAGGCGCAGATTGATTCTTTTCTATCTGTACCGATTCAAGGTGGCAGCTTGGATACACGCTCTTTTGTAGTCAATGCCTCAGGCGGTACAGATTTTTCTCCTGGTGCTATTAAGCAAACAGGACGTACTCTGGATGTGGCAATCGAAGGTAAGGGTTGGTTCAGTGTGCAACGCCCTGATGGTACAGAAGGTTTGACCCGTAATGGCTCATTCAAAATTAGTGAGAATGGTATTTTGCAAACCGCTGGTGGCCGTAATGTGCTTGGTGGTGGCGGTCCGATTACGATTCCTCCGAACGTCAATATCTCGATTGGTGCCGATGGCACGATCTCCAGTGTGGATCCTGCTGTGAGTGGTGGTCCTTCTACTCCGATTGATGTCATCAAGCTCTCTAATCCTGATGAAAAAAGCTTAGTTCGCGGTGACGATGGGTTATTTAAATCTGCTGGTGGTGCTGGTTTTGTAGCGGATCCTACGGTCAAGGTAGTGAATGGAGCCTTAGAAGACAGCAACGTGAGTGTGATTCATAGCATGGTCAACATGATTTCGTTAGCCCGCAGCTTTGATATTCAAATGCAGCTCATGAAGAATGCTGAGAATAGCGACCAACATGCCGCTCAGCTCTTCAATTTAAGTTAA